The Macadamia integrifolia cultivar HAES 741 chromosome 3, SCU_Mint_v3, whole genome shotgun sequence genome segment TCGCTGTCTAAGTATAGCTGTGCAATTAGGTTTTATTCGTTCTTTTGTATGCGATGCAATAGGCTACCTTCTCGGTGCTGCCCATGGTGCTGAAATCTACCACGACCTCGATCTTCTGGAGATCATCGCCTAGGCCGGTACTAGGGCACAGGTCTCTCCTTCGGAGATCGCCCTTCACTTGCCCACCCAAGACCCAAATGCTCCAATGATGCTGGACCAAATCCTATGCTTCTTAGCCAGCTACTCCATCTTTACCTGCTCCCAAACCACCCTCACGATTCAAGCACAAAGGGGTTTCGCCTAGTCGCATCCATCGTCTCTGCTCTGAATGATTGGCAGTGGAATAGGGTCTTAAAATGGGGACCAAATCTATGgatttgggtgaaagaaataggaactattacaagggtattttaggtatttcatatttaataaaagtattttggtatttaaaataaaatattattgttGACATCAGCATACAGGGTATATTTCTTAATAATGATTGAAGGTAGaaggtctaagtctaatttggtgaaatagagggagTGTTCTTGTAATTGTGGCATTTTTCAGGGGATGGTACTGTAAATTAAGAGAACGATGCTTTAATATATACACATGAGAATTATCCACCATGATAttctgaagaagaggaatttttcCTTCCCCATGGTCAAGAGAGGGGTTCGGATGATGTTTCAAGGGTGTCAGAAATCAGTTAAGAGTTATTATTGATTATCATaaggatattatttttacaaaaTAGTGATAGTAACTTGATCTAGAATACTAATGAATGATTCCACCCATTCCAAAGGTCATATTATTTATCTCAAACAACTCTTTAGTCTCATattgataatgaaaaaaaaaaaaaattgatgtgtAAATGGGAAAGAGTTGGAACTTACTTATATGTCTTTATGGGAATTATAAGAATAGGTCTGTTGAAGAGAAGTctatctctcctcctcttatgTATGGGGTCTAGGAGTTTTATTGACATATGGGTGTGCAAAAAGTCAATTCAAGGCATAGCGAGTGTGGTGTGGTGGGTCTATAAATGGCCTACTTATCTTTTTGGTTGATGAAAAAAGTGTGGACTTATGCCTTTTGGATTTGAGGTTCAGTGGAGAGGACAACGGATTACGTTTACGTAtaagaatgttctcgtacatcCATGTTCCatagatttagaatctattaaataaagaaagacaaaattgATTCTCAATCCATGGACCAAGGTTGTTCTCGTACATTCTCGTGcatgaacctgatccactctcaGAGGACACTTGGGCTTGGAGTTAGGCTCAAGTAAAAAGACACCTACTCAAATCACCACCATGTATGCAAACAAACCAACCCGTTCCAAATGCTACTATGAAGAATCAGttttcctctataaatagagggagGGTTGGCAACCCATTTCATGAATTCTCTCCAaaattttcctccatctctcctcctcttttgtCTGGGTCCAGGGGTTTTATTCACACATGCGTGGGCCAAGAGCCGGGTCCGGGCGTAGCGAGGTCTGGTGGTGTGGGTAATGGTATATGGCCCATTTATCTTTTTGTTGGGAAAAAGAAGTGTGGATTTGGGCCTTTTGGACTTGAGGTTAAGTGGATAAAACACTTGGGCTTGGACTTAGGCTTGAGTAGAAAAACACCTACATAAACCTTCACTGTATATGCAAACAAACACACCAATTCCAAATGCCACTTTGAAGAGTCAGttttcctctatttatagagggaggATTGGCAACCCACTTTCATGAGTTCTCTCCAACTTTTTTTGCATCCCAAATGCCTAAAACATTGGATTTAGAGTCGAGTTCATCCATTGCCGGGTTAAAGTTAAACTGGTAGCTGCACTCACCACAACGTCATTGAGGAAGATGACTTTCAAGCCATGGAGATGAGTTTTAATGGTACTGTTCCTCTCCATCCACGCCCACCACACTCTTCCAAAACCTTTATTTTCCACACACCAGCTGCAGCCCCATTGAAGCCAAAGATATTGATGAAGATCCCATTCACTGCCTGCTGCTCTCTTTTGAAGTGGAAAAACAGATTCTATGCATTGCATGCAACCTCGTAAACATGGTTCTCTAAgtaagaggattttttttttttttttttttttcatgtttctgaaaagaaagagaaggctCACCTTCCTATTAATTGGTCAATCCCTCCTTatcattacaaaaataaaaaataaatataaatcctTATCTTTTTTCCTTACTTTCACTTGTctattgcaagaaaaaaaatattttcactaGTAATTTTAGTAATTTTTCTTGACCcaaggtgaagagaaaatctcttcatgAGCTACGGCACTTCAATGGGATTTTGGTATGACTGAGAATCTACCCATAAAAAAGGTATGACCTTTAAatacaaataattaaaaaaaaaaataatgagatatAACGAACCACGTTTAATTAAGATAAGATtgaattgaaattagaaactaggcCTATATAATATTTATAAATGGGCATAAGTTTTTTGTGGGGGAGGGAAGTGTGACCCCTATGTCACACACATGGGGCCAAATGACTGATTCATCCCTACGAAATTGAAAATGGCATCTCTACAACAGTATAGTTGATTGCTCGAATGTTCTAATTGATTTTGGTGTGAAAACTACAATCCACCACAAGGAACACTTTTCCTTCTTAAATATCCATACATTTTTATACGAAAAACTGCAGTCCCACTAGAAGAAGCACTTTTCCTTCATAAATATCTATACATTTCAATTTTAACAGAAGAGGTGGGGGAATCAGGAAAAGTATGTACTAATTATGTCCTAGACTAATCTATGGCTATGATTGCATAACCCACCCCACCTCATCTCTTATCGACCACTTAAATCATTCCAACACTATATCCTTGCCCTACATTGGATCATCTCTAGTCTTGGACAGGATAGTGAAAAGAGGATCATCAGGTAAAGGGTATGATCAAGTTCAGGGGTGCGCTCCGTGGCCCGAGAGCCCAGAAGCTACCGTAAGAAACTGTCGGCATAAATCGTGCTTTATACGCCACGTGTCAAGCACAATCCACCAAGGCGATGCGAGATGTGATATTATCGACTAATATCAAGAAAGATCgatgattttatcaaaaatatatatatatatataatgatcgATGTTCTCATATTCTCCTAACAGGAGAGGGCCCCACGGCCGTAAGTTTCGCACCCTCTCATAGTGGAAAGTCCATAAAATTCGTccattccaagtagagtgtgtGGAAGACTGAGACTGTGAAGTGTGACTAAACAGACCGTTGTCTCACTCTCTCCATCACCGGGGTCTGCTTTATCTTCTATCACGCACCGACGGACTCATCTGGTTAacttttttgtctttcttttccttttccttttccttttagtTTTTATACAATCTCCATGAAGAATTACGGGAAGAAACAACAAATTCCAAAACCTGAAACAAGTCTGAGCAGTAACGGCTacgtcttctctttccttctcccgATCTGCCAAATGTAAGTAAATTATAAGGTAACAAAACCCATGTTTTACAAGTGGCATCGAATTTCAGCTTTTACTCTTGTCAGTACTACATAACCACCAGCTCCGAAGTCGCCCAAAACATCCATTGCTTCGTAGATGGCGTCTCCACCCACGGACCAACTTCCACTTCGTACAGCAGCAACGACAGTGTTGACGGCTAAGCCCCAATTTCGCAACAAATCCTCCTCCATTCTTACCGACGGGATTGTTTTCATCGGAGGATCCATTGCAGCGGTGCTACTCGTCTGGGCTCTCTGGTCTTTCGTAGACCATCCCGGCCCTAGTAACTTTTCTACGTCAGTCACCGAGACAAAGACCACAACCACGCCCTCGGAGGTCTCCACCGCGAAGGATGATTGCGCTGTTAACCTACGCCATGACCCACCAACTCCCAATTTTTACGACGATCCCAACCTCAGCTACTCTGTTGGCCGTGGGGAACCCATGAAGAACTGGAACGATAAACGGCGAGAGTGGCTGAAGCAACACCCATCGTTCGCTGCCGGAGTGGAGGATCGTATCCTGCTAGTGACGGGTTCGCAGCCGTCGCCATGCCGAAACCCGATAGGTGACCACTTGCTGCTGaggttcttcaagaacaaggtAGACTACTGCAGGATACACGGGTACGACATCTTCTACAACAACGCGCTTCTCCACCCGGAGATGAGGTCCTTCTGGGCGAAGATACCGGTGGTGAAGGCGGCGATGTTGGCTCATCCGGAGGCAGAGTGGATATGGTGGGTGGACTCGGACGCGGCGTTCACGGACATGGACTTCAAGCTTCCGCTAGAAAGGTACAGAGAGTACAACCTGGTGGTCCATGGATGGGCCAACTTGATATACGAGACCAAGGATCCGAGCTGGGTGGGCCTGAACGCTGGAGTGTTCCTTATCAGGAACTGCCAATGGTCGATGGACATGATGGAGGAGTGGGCCTCCATGGGCCCACAGACACCAGCCTACGAGGAGTGGGGCCAGAGGCTTAGGTCCACCTTCAAGGACAAACTGTTCCCGGAGTCGGACGACCAGTCGGGTCTGATCTACCTAATGCTGAAAGGGAAGAAGCGTTGGGCGGAGCGGATCTACCTGGAGAGAGAGTACTACTTCGAGGGTTATTGGGTGGAGATCGTGGGGACACTGGAGCGCATGGGAGAGCGGTACGAGGAGATGGAGAGAAGAGTGGGGGTGTTGAGGAGGCGACATGCTGAGAAGGTGAGCGAGCACTACGGGGAGGCGTACCTGGAGAGGCGACCCTTCATCACGCACTTCACCGGGTGTCAACCCTGTAGTGGTGACCACAACCAGATGTACTCAGGGGAGAGCTGCTGGCAGGGGATGGAGAGGGCACTCAACTTCGCCGACAATCAGGTGCTTCGCAGCTTTGGCTTCGTGCACACTCACCTGCTGAATTCCTCTTCCGTGTCACCTCGGCCGTTTTGATTTGATGATGATACTCAGATCATCATGCACGGGCAGGGGAAGGGAAAATGAACCATATAATACTACAACTGAACCACTAGTAGTTGTACACTTGTACTGTACTTAAATCACTACACTTAATTGATGATATAGgtatggtgatgatgatgatactcAGATAAATACAATACAGGCATGACATGGCATGGCATGGCATGGCATTGCATTCCCTCTATAATTGTGTTATATGGGAGAGTTCCTTGTTCCTTGTTCCCTTTCTTATTGATCCTTGTTCCTTTCTTATTGATGGCAATAGGTCAAGTAAAGAGCAAAGTAAacaatcttctttttcttcatgatCAGTTCTTTCCTTTCCCTCTACAACAATTCATAATTCTTCGATATGCCCTTGATATTAAAGAGAGTGAGAATAAGACAAACACATCCATGTTGAAGCCTATAAAGGACCTTATATTAAAGATGCGAAAATGTGAACCTCCTACCAAGTTCAAGGCGCAAATCCCGTTGGACCGTTGGCTTCACTTTCACAAGTCACAACACTGTCATCACAGTCTCGCAAGCCCACTGAAAAGAGCAAAATGTCCCAAGTGTCAAAGCGTATCCGGTCGTGACTCGTGATACTATGGGGAATGGCCGATTGGCCTGGGACCCACACTACACCACCCGATGTTAGTGGGGCTGAAAGGGAATGATAATTCTCCTTCTTACTACTGCTTTTGCCGTTTCTTTTGGACTCCTCCAACCCCACACCTCAGTCCTGAATCCTGAGTCTTGAGTCCTGGCCGACGGTTAGTACTATTAGGGTAGAACTCAGCTAAAGGAAGGAACTTCAAAAGTAACAATTTGGTTCTCTTCAATCCCTAAAATAATTTAGGGAATTTCGTGATTTTGCCTTTTTTAAAGTGGGAAGTTGTATGGTTCTAGCCTCAAGGGATCACTCTCAGGTAAGGTACTTCAAAAATAGCAATTCGGCTCTTTTATAAGTAatttaattttgagattttcatGCCTTCTTAAATAAAAGTGGGAAGTTGCATGGTTCTAGTGATCAGTAGCAGATCGGACGAATCGCCCAGATCAGATCAAATCAGGATCATTATCTGTGAATGGCGACCCGGATTCTGGGCCGATCCTGGTGTGGTAATTGCCTAATTGGGATCGATTATTGGATCAGGTTACCGACTCAGATCGTTCAATTCAATCCGACAGTGTCTTTCACTTCAACCCCCGGTTTCTCTCAAACTAGAACTCAATCCACAAGAGATTCTGACTCCAGAGGATTACATCTAATggcacattttttttaatttaagggTTGGATTAATAGGTCAAAGGCCAAGGAAAACCACATCTCCCCAGCCCAGTTTGAAGGCATTTTCAGGTTCCTACTTGCtttaactcctttttttttttttttttttcatttttatacaTAGTTCATGCTGTGAGGACATTGCGCTCAAAATGAGGTGACTACACATGCTAATCGGGGATTGGTTTAATACAAAAAAGATGTTTTTACCACTATAGCCCTTGTGGGCTAGTGGAGCTCTTGTGGGGTTGTGGGCCCTGGAGGTGTGGAGCTTGAtcaagtaaaataataataataataataataattattattattattattttaactaTTACTATCACTCCCGTATATGTGGCATATATCTATTAAAACTCTCTTACCTTAAACATTTAAATTCTTACATTTGTTTCACCCCCTCCTTTTCACCTGTTAACCaattcattcttttcttcattcttatcattttctctctcctcctcatttttattctttttcttgttctgtATACAAAATGGAAGGAGGGGAAGGAAAAGTTCTTGAACTCTGAGGATGAATTGGTTAACAGCTATAGATTCTGATGAgattattgtttttttcttcctcaatctacaaagagagaaagagatcttAAGCTACCTTTAAGCCACTTTAGTTTCAGTTTTCACTTGACAGTTTCTAATTAACATTTTCTAGGACgcattaaaagaaaaggaaaaagaaacaagtGAAACCCTAAAAACGAAAGAAAGGTAGGTAGTTACAGGACGATAACTAATATCTATAAGGGGAGCAAGATATTACAAGAGGTTGAGATATGTAATACTAAGTAGTATTTGAAGGAGGGAAGGGGAAAATTCTTGGGTTTTCCTCCGAATAGTttgaagaaagaggaggaggagagagaaaatgataagaaaggagaagaaaatgagggaTAATTTGAGCCTTTTTAAAACAGCAGAGAGCAGGAGATGTAAGAGTTTAAATATAAAggagtatcaaaaaaaaaaagtttaagatAGGAgcattttagtaaatatagactAAGTATTAGAGGAGTGATAGTAATtgtccaaaaataaaattaccctACTTGATCAAGCTCAACCTCTAGGGCCTACTACCCCATAGAGGTAAAAACATCTTTTTGTATTGGACCAATCccttgcacacacacacacccaaaaaaaaaaaaaaaaaaaaaatcaatttttgaaaCAGGTAGCTGTAGCCCAAACCATTACCGGAATAAAACCAGAATGctgtattttattttgaaagttTCTCCATGGAAAATGGCCCAAGATCCAAAGGATCTAACTGCTGCCCAGAAACCAACTGCTCATGCCCCCAACAACCAACACACGATCACAGACGGAGCAAACTCACATTACAAGCATATTTTTATATATCGATCGTTTCATTGAAACCAGAGTTCTAAGAGGAAAAGACTGTGAACAGATCCTTGCTTAGATAGTTACATTGACTTTCTCTACTCTCTTAACAACCTTTTTGTTCTCGCCACCTGAGGTACACCAAACTCGCACGGTAGTGTGTGTAAGCACCTGCCACAACCAACACATGAAAAAGCTGGTGGCTGTGTCCAGCAATATCAAACTTCCCTGGTTTCCACCGCTCGGGGATCCTTGTAACGTAGACCAGGGCTCCAATCCCATAGAAAATCCCCATCAGTATCTCATACCCTGTTGTGTGGAGAGCCTCAGGGTAGTTTCCGAACAAGATTAGCTTGTGCAGTATGGGCGCCAACCCTGACAGGCCCATCCCTAAGAAGAGGGATGTACGAATGTACCGGAATTCAGGGTTCTGAAAAACTGGGAGGAGAGAAACCATGATCGTCGCAATCCCAAGGATGGTTATGAATCCCAAGTAGAGGTTGCAGAAGAAGGGTTTGCACATGAAAGCGTAGTAGACAGGTGGATAAAAGGAGGTTGATATGAGGGCAGCAATGCCAGCATAATCAAGCCTGAGCATTATGTAAGATAGACGCTTGGAATGGCAAGAAAGAAGGTGGCATGTGCTGCTGGCTAAGAGACAGAACATGGCTCCACCCAAGAAGGCGAAGAAAGGCCATCTTGTTATTGGCCGCACCATAATATTTGCCACATCAGCCTTCATGCCTTGCTGCATTTGGCCAAAACATGAGTACAACACATTAGTGTGACGAATCAGCACCTTACAATGACATCATAATCAACAATATAACTATAACTTTCTCTTGTGGACAAGTCTGCTCATGTTTAATATGAATTAGTAATTAAGTCCCATGATGCATATCAAAaatattgaagaaaagattgcCATGTTACAAAGAAGTACCACtgagaaaattaataaattagaatgcCCCATATAATGACTCAATCATATATACTAATAAGAAGTGAAATCTCATAAAATATCTTACATTCTAAGTGTAGCTTAAATTTTGAGTCACCGCTGAGACTGATGCAACACACTACCACCATCTCAAGTTTTTTTGGTTTGCTAGTAAAATCACTTCCTCAAAAGAGTTTTGAAGCCAAAAGAATATGCTAACCTCTGAATTCATGCTTGTCATACAAGGAGATGCATGGGGGTAAGAAAACAGGTCAAAATATAGTAGGAAATGATAGCACTCATTGTTCAAGGTCACTAACTGAAAAATGCCACTGTTAGAATTTCACGGTGTCTTataattttaataaaatgaaaGGAAACATGAGCCTTATACAGGTTGACAAACTGGACAAATGCTTCCAGGTTCAAGAAGAACCAAATCTGTAATTCACAGAAGTAGGGGTCAGTTTGACAAAGAGAACACCATACTTCAACGTTTAAACCTCCAAGAAGGGTATCGTATTATAGAATCATTTCTGGGCAATGTTTGAGATGCTCTAAATAACATGACACACTAGGATGAATAATAAGAATAGTTTCATAAGCCACAAATTTTGGGGAATTGATTGTGAATGTACCCCATAATTTGTGtagttgattgatttttttctttttccaagtGGTATTGATTACTTATGAAATACCAGCAGTGGCTGGAAGTCATCTTCTCTGACCTCTTTTCCCAGCAATTCCATCTCATATCTAGCTATAGCAGTCTAGTGGAAGACTCAACAGACCCTTTACAGTAGCTACTCTTAACAGGTCAGAAATACCCCACCCCCTTTTTGCCTTGGTCTGCTATCCTGAACTGaattcttgatttcctctgttTCAGTTCATCACATCCCGTTTCAACTCCTTTTCTGCTATCGATTCGAATTAAATTTTCTAGCTTTCTCCTTGGCTTCGGTGTGTATTTCTGTACAGGAATTCATAAATCAACCAGAACTTTCAGACTGTTAATTGTTCTAATTTGTAATCCTTTTTCTGTTATTGATACATGCGCTGTTCTACTACTAGAGATCTGACCATAAAACTCATTTATCCAATCACATGCACCTTTGTTATGACTGAGAAATCAGTCAAATTGGACACACGGCACACCATCACTCTATGCCCACTCAACCATCTGCACTATAGGTTTTGAAAATCATAGGATTtctctcaaaacccaaaattttgaaGTCCTAATTATCCAGAATTTCCCTGTCCAGTCTTTATTCCTGTTGTAATTCCATGCAAGGACCCATCACCCTCTGGCTACATTTCATTCTTTTGACACTGCTAGCATCATTTGCCATGAGCAGGAAGTTATCACATGAAGAtcacacttttgtttttcatcAAACTTCTTTTCCTAGTAAACTAgacctcccccccaccccactccTCTTGATGGTCTTCTAGTTACATTTTCTTTTAGCTTTTTCTAGTTCGGCCCAACTGAACCTTTGAATCCAGCTAGCAATATGTGATTTACTACTACTTCCAAAGATGGTAATTGATAATCCAACAAAACTCATCCAAAATGGATTTGAGAGGGGGGAAGAAAAAGGAGCAAGGCTAATgcattaccccccccccccccaaaaaaaaaaaaacaaagcctGCCACCTAAATGCATATGTAAATACAACATGCAGAAAATGATAGACTAACAATGGAGGAAAATGGCTCATTAAAATGGGGGTgagggggaagagaaaaaattgGACCTATAACACAAGGGCATGCATTGGTTTCTAACACCCTGACCTCTGTGTGTATGAATGTgtgacaaggaaaaaaaaaaaaaaaaggacactTCTACTCTTTCCAGCAACTCCAGTgcgtatttatttatttatttattattattacttttttggCTGGCTTTACATGTCGAATAAATCAGAGTGATattcatgtcaaattttaggtTCAGTATTAGTATTATATGTTCCACTACAGAAGTTTTTAATCAAGTTAGAAACTTAAGAGATTTCTAACTTTTCAATTTCGACCATGGCGGCTGTTTCATCATAAGTGAACCAGGGTATGATGTAGGGCTTCGTAATTAGGCCAATTACTGGAGCTCCTAGGCAGGGTGGCAACTacagtttgatttttttctcataaattgATTTTTGCTTCTTGTTTTGAGTCCTAGTGTGAATAGCAAATCCTATAATACAGGTCAGACACTCTGTACCAATTGAATGTTCTTTTCTAGCCTAAACTCTCTTTTACTAGCCATGCAGATTGTTGGTGGACAATGTGAATCTGCTAATCTAACTTAAATGATGACAGGTGTATCTTTATAACCTTCTCAGCAGTGTGGAAAAACTGAGTGTAAGGAAAAAATGTATAAAAGATCTAAAGGCGTACCCAAGTTTCCGTTTCATATCCATTAGGAGTGGATTATAGACCCACGGGGATGAAATCACACTCTCTGGCAGCAAGATATCACAAGCATTTCCAAAGAATCAACCATTAGATAAATTGTCGATGTCCATTTAAATtccaaacaaaaaccaaaagggAGGACCAACTATAAGGAGCATTCATCTGAATGTATTTATTACACTAAGTAGGATAAATTCGCTTTTCTTTTCAAGAATAATATAAATAACTAAACACAAAAAAGAACTATCATGAAGCAGATAAAGCTAAGAAAAATGACATTACCAGAACACAAACATCAGTGTGGTTGCCATTGGAGAATCGCTCAGGCAGACAGTTATTAAGAAGTTCCACAATGTGCCAACCCGAAAGTGATGGAAGTAAATCCATTGAAGATAAGGAGGACTTTAACTCATCCCGCAGTCTATGCAAATCTGCCATGTTGGGCATGGATGGAAGGCATGTTAGGAGTTCAGAGTGGATCTTGTGAAGATCAGCTTTCTTCATCACATCAGGAAAATGTTGCAGAGAGTGAAGATCCACTACCTTTGGAACCTTCATTGCTGTATATATGGTCAAagcaaggaaaagaaagaacccAATCAAGTGCCTGAAACAGGAAGTTGAAACATTTAGTAGAGATTTTTCAGAGCCAAAGTAGGACTAACCTACTATGCACCAAAGATTAAACAACATGTCATACATGAGAAGTCTAGTAACTTTTAACACTAATATCacaaggggagaaccaaaattgaaccaaaattgaACGACTCAAAGCATTTCATCAGTGGATAGGAGAGCCACCAAAAGCAAGAAAACTCAACCGGACATAAAGGTGCACCAAAACCGATGACTTTCTACGATATGATTCTTATTCATTACTATATTGTACTTGAACagcaaaaaaatattagaaccaAATTAGGGAATGAGTACTGTATTACAGATCTTGAGCACCAATAGAACAACAAGGACAAACTATGAATGAACTCTGACACCCAACAGCAAACTCCAAAAGTATGAGATAGAACATAATCGGCGTGACTATGCAATTTGATATCCTGTGTATGTGTTGAAGCTAAAGCAATCCCTCTCCCTTGAGCTCTTCATGAAGGTCTTCTTCTAAGTCCAACACTCATTCACTTCAGAGCTTCATGAGAAGGGGGAGGAAAAGTTAACATCCATGGCCAAGACAAAGTGTTCAAGAAAAACAGCGGAAAAACATAAGCTATGGCCAGCAGATAATAAGTGGATATCAACCATTTTAGGTACGGATGCATGGTCACACTTACTTCAAAGGGGCAGATTCACCCGATGTATATGGTTCAGATAAAGATGCTCAACATTTCAATTGGTACACACTGGTGCTGGGTTGAGATATGGATCCTGTTGTGGCAAAATTTGTATCATGAGATTAAACTAcaaaaatctaagaaaatgtAATATAGAGGACTTGCTAAAGGTCGTGGGATGATGTAGCCTCCAACTCAAAAAGCTAAGATTATTTATGTACTGAAAGATATACCAGAACAATGAGCATTGAGCACTACTTTAGGCCTCCCTAAAAGGTTGTTCTAGGAGAAAG includes the following:
- the LOC122073167 gene encoding galactomannan galactosyltransferase 1-like, with amino-acid sequence MASPPTDQLPLRTAATTVLTAKPQFRNKSSSILTDGIVFIGGSIAAVLLVWALWSFVDHPGPSNFSTSVTETKTTTTPSEVSTAKDDCAVNLRHDPPTPNFYDDPNLSYSVGRGEPMKNWNDKRREWLKQHPSFAAGVEDRILLVTGSQPSPCRNPIGDHLLLRFFKNKVDYCRIHGYDIFYNNALLHPEMRSFWAKIPVVKAAMLAHPEAEWIWWVDSDAAFTDMDFKLPLERYREYNLVVHGWANLIYETKDPSWVGLNAGVFLIRNCQWSMDMMEEWASMGPQTPAYEEWGQRLRSTFKDKLFPESDDQSGLIYLMLKGKKRWAERIYLEREYYFEGYWVEIVGTLERMGERYEEMERRVGVLRRRHAEKVSEHYGEAYLERRPFITHFTGCQPCSGDHNQMYSGESCWQGMERALNFADNQVLRSFGFVHTHLLNSSSVSPRPF
- the LOC122073278 gene encoding heptahelical transmembrane protein 4-like, whose translation is MREQLHWRRMGSDKKNNKNLAPTPSQREDGNEASCPKEEKGKILWKKVKYQLVEYHSLPAYLRDNEFIRGHYRSEWPLKQIFLSIFTIHNETLNVWTHLIGFFLFLALTIYTAMKVPKVVDLHSLQHFPDVMKKADLHKIHSELLTCLPSMPNMADLHRLRDELKSSLSSMDLLPSLSGWHIVELLNNCLPERFSNGNHTDVCVLQGMKADVANIMVRPITRWPFFAFLGGAMFCLLASSTCHLLSCHSKRLSYIMLRLDYAGIAALISTSFYPPVYYAFMCKPFFCNLYLGFITILGIATIMVSLLPVFQNPEFRYIRTSLFLGMGLSGLAPILHKLILFGNYPEALHTTGYEILMGIFYGIGALVYVTRIPERWKPGKFDIAGHSHQLFHVLVVAGAYTHYRASLVYLRWREQKGC